One Salvia splendens isolate huo1 chromosome 12, SspV2, whole genome shotgun sequence genomic window carries:
- the LOC121757642 gene encoding uncharacterized protein LOC121757642, whose amino-acid sequence MPWFIGGDFNTILSSQDRTGSDINRQAEMVDFVEAIEDCGLMDPGYDGSDFTWAKNGLMERLDRVLISETTAQTFEAIRVTNLPRIASYHGPLFVRCRPTNIFTGGKAFRFQNMWVRHEGFRDLVKEDWMAPTEAEGILNLKIKLARIKSTLKRWNKEVFGNIHSNLKTCEENIAEAQAEFEGDPSARNRTEVNKQIAEYILLLKMEEDFLRQKAALRWLEEGDKNTRFYQSWVKQKKIRLRIHKINANGCELTDDKAIKESAVEFFQNLLAPSYPELANPDLSLLQRLPPWSF is encoded by the coding sequence ATGCCGTGGTTTATTGGAGGGGACTTTAACACAATCCTCTCTTCTCAAGACAGGACGGGGAGCGACATAAATCGTCAAGCGGAAATGGTTGATTTTGTTGAAGCCATTGAGGACTGTGGTCTTATGGACCCAGGCTATGATGGATCAGATTTCACCTGGGCTAAGAATGGCCTTATGGAAAGGTTGGATAGGGTGCTGATTAGCGAGACGACGGCTCAAACGTTTGAGGCGATAAGAGTCACAAATCTCCCACGCATCGCGTCTTACCACGGACCTCTCTTTGTTAGATGCAGGCCGACTAACATCTTTACAGGCGGGAAAGcattccggttccaaaacatgtgggtccggcatgagGGATTCCGTGACTTGGTAAAAGAAGATTGGATGGCTCCCACGGAGGCCGAGGGCATCCTCAATTTGAAGATCAAGTTAGCAAGGATCAAGAGTACGCTTAAaaggtggaacaaagaggtgTTTGGGAATATTCACTCCAACTTAAAAACCTGTGAAGAAAACATTGCAGAGGCACAAGCGGAGTTTGAAGGTGACCCCTCGGCCCGAAATAGAAcggaggtcaacaaacaaattgccgAGTACATATTACTTCTtaaaatggaggaagatttttTGCGGCAGAAGGCGGCCCTCCGTTGGCTAGAAGAAGGGGATAAAAATActaggttctaccaaagctgggtgaagcagaagaagatCCGGCTacgcatccacaagatcaacGCTAATGGGTGTGAACTCACGGATGACAAGGCCATCAAAGAATCGGCTGTTGAGTTCTTTCAGAACCTCCTAGCCCCGAGCTATCCGGAACTTGCCAATCCGGACCTAAGCCTCCTACAACGCCTCCCCCCTTGGAGCTTTTGA